The DNA sequence GGTCCGGGACCACGACACGGCACTGGCCGACGAGCGCGCCGAGGACGAGCCCGACGACACCAAGTACGACGACGAGAACGACAACGACGACGACAGCGACGACCGGGACCGCGCGACCGGGTCGGCAGGCGGCAGGCCACGCGCCGCGGCTCCGGCCGAGAGGGACCGGGACGACGACAACGACGACAACGAGCGGTCCCGACCGCCCCGACAGCGCGGCGACCGCACCCGCGCCTCCGGAGGTGACCGGCGATGACGATGGCCGTACAGCAGCCCGACGGTGGCGGTGTCCAACGCGGCTCCGCCTCGGACCTCGCCGAGGTGGTCGGCACGATCCTGGACAAGGGCGTGGTGATCGACGCACACGTGTCGGTCGGCATCGTCGGGATCAAACTGCTGACCATCGACGCGCGGATCGTGGTCGCCAGCGTCGACACGTACCTGCGCTTCGCCGAGGCGACCAACCGGCTCACCCTCGACGGGTCGCAGGCGGGCCGGGGCCTGCCCGAGGTCGTCCAGGGCCCGAAGGGCAACTTCCTGGACAAGGCCGGCGACGCCCTGGGGGAACTGGTCGGCGGCACCCGCGACAAGGACGACCGCGAGCGCGCACCGCGCCGCCAGCGACGAGAGGAACGGTGACGATGTCCGTCGACACCCGCGAGGCCGGTCCCGACACCACCGGCTTCTTCATCTACGGCCTGGTGCCCGCCGACGTGGAGCCGACCGGCGACGCCCGGGGGTGGGCGACCCGGCGACCCCGGTGGACGTCGTCACGCACGGGGACGTCGCCGCCCTGGTCAGCGACGTGCCGCTGGACCGCCCACTGGGCCGTCCCGACGACCTGCGGGCCTACCAGACCCTGCTGGACGGGGTGACGCTCGCCGCGCCGGTGCTGCCGGTCCGGTTCGGCACGGTGGCCCGCGACGGGGCGGCGGTGACCGACCTGCTCGCCGAGCGGCACGACGACTACCGGCGGGCGCTCGACCGGTTGGAGGGTCGGGCCCAGTACGTCGTCCGGCTGCGGTACGTCGAGCGGACCGTGCTGTCCGAGGTGCTCGACGGCAACGCGGAGGCGGCGGCCCTGCGCGATCAGCTCCAGGGGCAGCCCGCGGACGCCCTGCGCGACGTCCGGATCCGGCTCGGCGAGATCATCAACGCCGAGGTCGAGGCGCGGCGGGCCGCCGACACCGAACGGCTGCTGGAAGCCCTGTCGCCGGTGACGGTGACGACCCGCACCCGACCGCCGTCGTCCGAGTTCGACGCCGCACACCTGGCCCTGCTGGTCGAGATCGACCGGCAGACCGAGTTCGAGGACGTGGTGGAGCGGATCGCCGCCGAGCAGGAGAACCGGGCAAGCGTCAGGCTGCTCGGCCCGCAGGCCCCGTACGACTTCGTCGACCAACTCATGGACCGGGAGTGAGTCGGTGCTGGGCCCCATCCTGAGCCTGCCCCTGGCCCCCGTGCACGGTCTCGTCGGACTGGCCCGGGTGCTGCGGGACCAGGCCGAGCAGGAGCTGTACGACCCGGCCACCGTGCAACGGCAGCTCGAGGAACTGTCGGCGGCGGCAGCCGCGGGCGAGCTGTCCGAAGAGGAACTGGCCGAGGCGGAGCAGCAGATCATCGACCGGCTGATCGACTGACCGGTCGGCAAACGGCAACAGCGGAGGTACCAATGCCCACCACGAGAGGGGACCGGTCGCCGACCCGGGCCACGTCCCGCCGGCCACGAGGCGAGCCGGACGAGGGCTACGACGACCGGGTACGCGACGACCGGGCGTACAACGACGATGACGACCGCGACGACGCCGGCTCCGGCCGGCGGCGGCCCCGGGCGGAGGCCCGTTCCGGGCTGCCGGCGAGCAGTGCCGCCCGGGCGGGCCTGGAGTACGTCGCCGAACTGACCGGCAAGGCACCGATCGGGATCACGTCGCTGGAACGCGGCGAGTCCGGCTGGTCGGTCGGTGTCGAGGTGGTCGAGGACCGCCGGGTCCCGTCGTCCGGCGACATCCTCGCGGTGTACGTGGCGGAGCTGGACGACGACGGCGAGCTGCTCGGCTACCGGCGGGTGCGCCGCTACGCGCGGGGTCGCGGCGATGCCGGCGGGGCGGGGTGACCCGGCGGTGAGCACTCTGCAGCACCGTGGACAGGACCCCACGAATCTCGCCGACATCCTGGAACGGGTGCTCGACCGTGGCGTGGTGATCGCCGGTGACATCCGGATCAACCTGCTCGACATCGAACTGCTCACCATCAAGCTGCGCCTCGTCGTGGCGTCGGTGGACACCGCACGGGAGATGGGCATCGACTGGTGGGAGCGGGATCCGTTCCTGTCCAGCCGGCCACGCGGGCCGGTCGGCACCGCGCCGGCCGGGGACGAGATCGGATCCGACGGCGGCCCGCGGGCCGTGGGGCCGCAACCGGCACCCGACGACGGGGACCTGCGCATACCTGACGAGCAGCCCCGTACGCATCAGCGGGAACGGCGCGCCCGGCGGGAGGAGATGGGATGAGCGGACACGGAATCTGGGTGCACGCGATCAGTCGCGGCCTGCCGGCGGACCGGCTGGCCGGCATCGTCGGGGTCGGCGGGGCGCCGGTACGCCCCGTCGAGGCGGCCGGTCTGGTCGCGGTGGTCGCCACGGTGGACCTGGCCGAGTACGGCGAGGAGGCGTTGCGCCGCAACCTGGAGAACCTGGACTGGGTCACCGCCGTCGCCCGGGCGCACCACCTCGTCGCCGACGCGGTGGCCCGCCTCGGCCCGGTGGTGCCGGCCCGGCTGGCGACCGTCCACCTCGACGCCCCGCGGGTGGCGGCTTTGCTGACCGAGCAGTACGACGACCTGTCGGCCGCCCTCGACCGGGTCGAGGGACGGATCGAGTGGGGCGTCAAGGCGTACGCCGCGCCGCCGCCGAGTGTCCCGGCCGAGCCGACCGGCTCCGGCGGCGGGCGGGCGTACCTGATGCGCAAACGGGCCCGGATGACGGCGACCGAGACCGCCGAGCGGGCCGCCGCGGCCGACGCCGACCGGCTGCACGCGGTGCTCGCCGGGCGGTCGCTGGAGTCGCGCCGCCATCCTCCGCAGGACGGCCGGCTCAGCGGCCGGCCGGAGTGGATGGTGCTCAACGGCGCCTACCTGGTGGACGCCGACCGGGTGGACGAGTTCGCCGACCTGGTCCAGGAGCTGGCCCCCGGCATCCGGGGATCACGGTGGAGCTGACCGGACCCTGGCCGCCGTACTCGTTCACCGCCGCCGACGAACGGGAGGCGGTGGGCCGATGACCGAGATCGTGCCCGGTGGCCCCGGCGGGGCCGCCGACTACCGGCCGATCGCCCTGGTCGACCTGCTCGACCGGGTGCTCGGCAAGGGCGTCGTGGTCAGCGGCGAACTCGCGCTGTCCATCGCCGACGTCGACCTCGTATACGTGTCGCTGCGGGCGCTGCTCGCGTCGGTGCGCGCCAGCGCCGGAGCCGCCGGGGCGGCACCGGATGGGGCGGCGGCCGGCCCGGGCGAGGTCGTCGACGGCGAGGTGGCGGCGGAGCACGGACCGGGACCGGCCGGGGAGCCGGGATGGTAGCCGAAACGCCGGACGACCCGCAGGTCGCGGCGGTACGCCGCCTGGGGCAGCGGGTCGACGTCGACCGGGACGGGATCGAGCGTGGCCTCGGCGGCCTGGTGTTGACCATCATCGAGCTGCTGCGGCAGCTCATGGAACGCCAGGCGCTGCGCCGCATCGACGAGGGCGACCTCACCGAGGAGCAGATCGAGCGGGTCGGTGCCACGCTGATGGCGCTGGAGGAACAGATGACCGAGCTGCGTGAGCACTTCGGCCTCTCCCCCGAGGATCTCAACCTGGACCTCGGCCCGCTGGGCCCGCTGCTCCCTCGGCAGTGACCGGGCCGCCGCGCGCCGCGCGCCGGGCGGCGGACGCTCCTGTGGTGCGTCAACCGGCCGCACCCGTGCCCTTCGTGGGGTGGCGGTGCGTGATGATCGTTGGTTGTTCCGCCGTTGTCCGTACGGCGTGTCGGGTTGCTGGGCAACTGATGATCACGGGTGCCCTGAGGATTTGCCGGGGAAGGACCTCAAAGGTGTTGGGGTCCACAGCCAATTCGGCGTACGCACAGCGAATCCGCTGTGGGACGTGACAGTGGTATCGGGTCGGCGGATGGACCGGGCCGGTGCGGCGGCCGATGCCTTCCGCGGCCCAGACCCGCGACCCTGAACGCTGCCCGGCCACGGCGAGCAGTTCGCCACGGTGCCAGGACACGCCAGCCGCCAACTGGCGGTCAAGCTCATGACCGGGCCAGACGTCTCCCCGCCAGGCCGGCGCCGGGGGTAGCGGGCGGACCAATCCCGCCCAAGACACGAAGCCAGTCAGGCGAAGGCTCACGCCCACTACCACCAGCATCAGCTCACCACTGATGAACCGACCCCGCCATGCTCACAGTCAGGCGGGCGCCGCGTCGGCCGCCGTCCGGCGGATCGTTCGTCACTCCCCATTTCGTTCCACAACGGACAGTAACTAGCTCCACAGTGGATCTGGGCTATGCTCCTCGCGGCCGTCCCCGGTGTGCCGCGCCACAGCACACCCCCTCCCCTCCACGAAGGGCCGATAACTGATGTACGACGCGATAGTTGTCGGTGCCCGCTGTTCGGGCGCCTCCACGGCGATGCTGCTCGCCCGGCAGGGGCACCGCGTGCTCGTCGTCGACCGGTCGTCGTTCCCCAGCGACGTCATCTCGACGCACTTCCTCTGGCCGCACGGGATGTCCTACCTGAACCGGTGGGGGTCCTGGACCAGGTGCTCGCGGTCACCCCGACCCACACCACGATCAAGGTGGTCAACGACGGCATCCCGCTGACCGGCTCGGTGCCGCCGGAACTGTTGCGCGAATACTTCCGGGACCTGCACGGCGACGACTCGGGCGTGGTGCAGAGCTACGCCTCGGTCCGGCGGCGGGTGCTCGACCAGATCCTGGTCGAGGCGGCCGCCAAGGCCGGTGCCGAGGTCCGCACCAACTTCGCCGTACGCGAACTGGTGCGTGACGGCGACCGGGTCGTCGGCATCCGGGGCCGTACCGCCGACGGGCAGACGGTCGAGGAGCGGGCCCGGATCGTGATCGGCGCCGACGGGCGGAACTCGTTCGTCGCCCGCACCCTCGACCTGCCGAAGTACGACGAGCGTCCGAAGTGCACGTTCGCCTACTGGAGCTACTTCTCCGGCTTCGACCTCGGCCCCGCGCAGTTGCACCGGCGCGGCCGGCTCGCGAGCGCGGTGGTGCCGACGAACTTCGAGCAGAACATGGTCCTGGTGTGGGGACCGAGCGAGTGGTCGCGGGAGTTCCGGCGGGACGTGCCCGGCAACTTCCAGCGGGCGCTGGACTTCGTCGCCCCGAGGTCGGCGAGACGGTCCGCACCGAGGGGACCCGCGAGGAGCGGATCTACGGCACGCTGGACCAGGCCGGCTTCCTCCGGCCGCTGCACGGGCCCGGCTGGGTGCTCGTCGGCGACGCGGAGTGCTTCAAGGACCAGTGCACGGCCATGGGCATGACGCACGCGTTCCGCGACGCGGAGCTGGTCACGGCCGCGCTGGACCGGTGGCTGCGCGGCGACGCGTCGGTCGCCGAGGCGATGGAGAGCTACGAGAGCCGTCGACGCAGCCAGAACGCCGCCGCCTACTACGACTACGTCTGCACGCTGGCCGAGATGCGCCCGTACCGGCACGACGAACTGCAGCTGTTCGTGGCGCTGCGCGGCAACCAGCAGGAGACCGACCGGTTCATCGCCACGCACGCCGACGTCGCGCCGGTCTCGGAGTTCTTCCAGGCGTCGAACCTGTTCCTGCTCAACGACGCCGCCAAGGAGTCCTCGGCGGGCTTCGCGATCTTCGACGACTTCGCCGCGACGTCGCGGACGTACCAGCAGAACATCTTCGCCTGATACCGCGCCCGGGAGACACCACCATGACCACGCAACTGCACGAACGTGAAGACGGCGAGCTGATCGAGATCATCCTCGGGGCGGCCCGGCGCGGCGACGTCGCGGCGATGGCGGACACCGCGACCGAGGTGTCCGAGATGACCCGCAACTGGGCCGGCCACATCCCGTGGGACGAGTTCGCGCTCCTCGACGGGGCCGACGACGAACTCGCCCGGGTCATCGCCGACCTGGAGGAGATGTGGGAGCCGGCGCACCTGCGCAACCCCGTCGACCCCGACGAGGAGTACGCGCTGGACAAGAACGCGTACGACTTCTACCGCCCGGCCGGCCGGAACCTGCTGAACCGCACCGGGGACTTCTACGACTGGGTGGAGGCCCGCCGGCGGACCGAGACGTGGCAGTACTCGCGGGTGCTGGAGGCGGCGCCGAACAGCACCGCCCAGATCACCAACGACCTGGGTCGGCGCACCCGGGGAATCAACTTCAACTCGCAGGACTACCTGTCGTTCAACATTCACCCGGCGATCCGCGAGGCCGCGGCCCGGGCGTTGCACGACTACGGGCCGCACAGCGCCGGCTCCCCGATGGTGCTCGGCAACACGCACATCTCCAACGACCTGGAGGCCGCCCTCGGCGACCTGGTCGGGCTGGAGCACGTGACGCTGTTCCCGACCGGGTGGGCGGCAGGCTTCGGCGCGGTCGTCGGCCTGGTCCGCCAGGAGGACCACATCCTGATCGACCGGCTGGCCCACTCCTGCCTCCAGCAGGGGGCCCGCGCCGCCACCCGCAACGTGGTCCGTTACGAGCACCTCAACGTCGAGGCGGTACGCCAGCACCTGGTCGACATCCGCGGCCGGGACAACCGCAACGGCATCCTCGTGGTGACCGACGGCCTCTTCTCGGTGGACGCCGACTGGCCGGACCTGGTGACGCTGCAACGGATCTGCCGGGAGTACGACGCGACGCTGCTGGTGGACGTGGCGCACGACCTCGGCGCGATGGGCCCCGGCGGCACCGGTGTGCTCGGGATGCAGAACCTGCTCGGCGAGGTCGACATCGTGATGGGCGCCTTCTCGAAGACGTTCTGCTCCAACGGCGGGTTCGTCGCGTCCCGGTCGCCGGCGCTCAAGCAGTACATCAAGATGTTCGGCGGCTCGCACTTCTTCTCCAACGCGCTGTCGCCGGTGCAGACCGCCGTCGTACTCGAGGCGACGAGGATCGTCCGCTCGGCGGAGGGGGACGCGCTGCGCGCCCAACTCTTCAGGGCCATCGACGCGCTGCGGGGCGAACTCACCACCCGTGGCCTGACCTGCATGGGTGAGCCGTCCCCGATCGTGCCGCTGCTGATCGGAAACGAGAAGCTGGCCCGTACCGCCAACCGGCTGCTGTTCGACCGGGGTGTGCTCGCGTTCATGGTGGAGTTCCCGGTCACCCCGACCGGGTCGTCCCGCTTCCGGCTCCAGGTGCAGGCCAGCCACCGGCCGGAGGAGGCCCGCGAGGCGGCCCGGATCATCGAGGGCGCGATCGCGGACTCCCGGGCCTACCTGTCGAGCGCGTTCGGCAGCGCGCCCAGGTAGGCCTACCAGGGGCACCGGTGGTCGGGTGACCACCGGTGCCCCTGCGGGGACGGGGTAGAACTACTCGAACCCGTTCCCGGCAGAAGGACCTGGCAATGCAGCTGATCGGTCTACTTGGCGGCATGAGCTGGCAATCGACCATGGAGTACTACCGGATCCTCAACGACCTGGTCCGACAACGCCGGGGCGGGCTGCACTCCGCCCGCTGCCTCGTCTACTCGGTCGACTTCGCGGCCATCGAGGCGATGCAGACCGAGGGGCGGTGGGACGACGCCGGCAGAGTCCTGGCGTCGGCCGCGCGGGCGCTGGAGAACGGCGGTGCCGACTTCGTCGTCCTGTGCACCAACACCATGCACCGGGTCGCCGATCGGATCCAGGAGTCGATCACGATTCCGCTGCTGCACCTCGGCGACACCACCGCGGCGGCGGTGCTCGGGCGGAACATCCGGACGGTGGGACTGCTCGGCACCCGCTTCACGATGGAGCGGGCGTTCTACCGGGACCGGCTGGCCACGCACGGGCTCCGCGTGGTCGTGCCCTCGGCCGAGGACCGGAAGATCGTCAGTGACATCATCTACGACGAACTCTGCCTGGGCGTGGTCCGGCCCGAGTCCCGCACCGCCTACCGGGAAATCATCGGGAAGCTCGTCGACGAGGGCGCGCAGGGTGTCATCTACGGATGCACCGAGATCGAACTGCTGGTCGACGAGAGCGACAGCGCCGTACCGGTGTTTCCCACCACGCGGCTGCACTGCGAGGCGGCGGCCGACCGCGCGATGGGCCCGGCCCGCCCCCGCCACCCCGACCTGCCGTAGCCTCCGGTCGCCCCCACGCGTTCGGGTTGATCAAGGAGAAAGCGTGCCCGGCTTGTCAGGTTCTGTCGCACGACTAGTCCTTGATCAGCAGGCGCCCCGTGCCGTCAGGGCGGCGCGGCGGTGCTGCGGCGGGTGACCAGGATCGGCGCCACCCGTGAACCGGCGGCGGGGCTGGCGGCCGGTCCGGCCGCCGGCCCCGCCTCGATCAGGTCGAGCAGGGCGGCCAGGCAGCGCCGGCCGACCTCGTCGAAATCCTGCCGCACGGTGGTCAACGGCGGGAACATGTACTCGGCCTCCGGGATGTCGTCGAAGCCGACCACGCTGACGTCGCCGGGGACCCGTACGCCGCTCTCGTGCAGGCCGCGCAGCAGGCCGAGCGCGGTCTGGTCGTTGGCGCAGAAGACCGCGGTGGCGCCGGTGCCGGCCGCCAGCCGGGCCCCGGCCCGGTAGCCGCTGCGGGCGCTCCAGTCCCCGGCGATCACCGGCGGGACCGGGCGGCCGGCCGCCTCCAGCGCCGACCGCCAGCCGTCGGCGCGGTCGCGCGCCTCCAGCCAGTCGCCGGGCCCGCCGACGTGCCACACCGTCTCGTGCCCGAGGTCGAGCAGGTGGCGTACGGCGAGCCGGGCGCCGGCGACCTGGTCGACGGAGATCGCCTGGAGCTCCGGCCCGACCGCGGACTCGACGGCCACCGCGGGCACGCCTCTCGGCAGGCTGTGCAGGGCGGCCGCCGCGGCCACCTGGGGTGCGATGACGACCACCCCGGCCACCGACTGCTCGGCGAGCGCGTCCAGGGCGGCCACCACGCCGGTGTGGTCGAGCTTCTCCAGGGTGACGATGTTGACGCCGTACCCGGCGGCCCGGGCGGCCCGCTCGATCCCGAGCAGGGTCGCCGCCGGGCCGTAGAGCAGCGTGTCGAAGCTGACCACGCCGAGCGTGCGCATCCGGCGGCCGGCCAGCCCCCGGGCCATCGGGTTGGGCCGGTAGTTCAGCTGTTCGACGGCCCGCAGGACCCGCTCGCGGGTTTCCGCGCGCACGTGGGGATGCTCGTTGAGTACCCGGGAGACGGTCTGGTGGGACACGCCGGCGAGCCGCGCGACATCGTGTATCACCACGGCCCGGCCCGGTGTGGCCCCCATCTTCCCCTCCTCGGTCGTCCTGTCGTGGCGGGTGGTCGGCCGTGGGTGGACGGGGTACGCCCACCCACGGCCGCCGGTCAGCCGAAGGCCTTCACCTCCAGCAGGCCGACCGATCCGGCTCCGCTCTCCAGCAGCACCCGCAGCCGGCTGGTGGACAGTGCCGGGAACGTCACCACGTTGTAGCCGTTCGCGGCCGTCGGATAGCCGCCGGCTCCGGGTACGTCGGCGTAGCCGCTGCCGGTCCAGTACTGGAGCTTCCACGACGCGGGCAGCCGTACGCCGCCGTTGTCGTCGAAGAAGTAGACCTGTGCCGACCGGAGCGTCTGCGCCGATCCCCAGGTCAGTTCGGCCCACTGCTGGCCGGTGTTGGGCCAGGTGCCCCAGCGCGGGTTGACGGTGTCGTTGGAGCTGGGCGGGTCGACGCCGTCGTTGAGGGCGGCGACGCTCTCCCACGGCGAGGTGTACGACGCCGACGGGGTCGCGGTCGCCGCGAGGTTGCCCGGGCCGGGGTCCGGTCCGCCGCCGCCGCGGTTGAAGACCTTCACCTCGGTGAGTCCGGTCTTGAAGCCGGACGCGTGGGTGAACTGGACCCGCAGCCGGGTGGTGTTCACGGCGGTGAACCGTACCCGGTTGTGGTTGGCCTGCGGGCTGCCGGGCGTCTTGACCTGGGCGGCGGCGTTGACGAAGGTGCTGCCGTTCCAGTACTGGACGTTGTACGAGGCCGGGGCCCGGTAGCGGTTGGTGGCCCGGTCGTTGCGGAAGTGGAGCCACACGTCGTCGACGGTGCGGGACTGGCCGAACGACACCTCGTACCAGTCGGTGGTGTTCGGCGAGCCGTAGCTGCCCCAGATCGGTTCGTTGATCGGGAACCCGTCGACCGCCGCGCCGGTCGAGGTGCCCGAGGCGGTGTACGACGCGGACACCGTGGCGCCCTGGGCCAGGTTCGGGGTCGTCGAGGTCAGGTCGGCGCCGGCCTTGGCGAACATGTCGACCATCCGGGCGCTGTTCTGGACCACGTTCTGCGGTGCCTGGAGGCCGGGTACGGCGGTGCTGTAGGTGGTGCTGCCGCCGGCCGGCAGGCTGACGGTGCCGGTCGCCGGGTTGTAGAGCACCCGGGTGATCCGGTCGACGGTGAAGGCGCGGGTGCCGTTGAGGTAGACCGAGTAGCCCTGCGGCACGCCGCTGTAGCGGGTGACGCCGTCGGCCGGGTCGTCCCAGACGATGCTGAGGTCCATGTTGCGGTAGCGCAGGTTGTTCACCGCGAAGTGCGACCAGTTGATGTTGATCGGGGACAACTCGATCTGGGCGTCGGTGCGCGGCCGCAGGCCGGCGACGTCCTCGATGACGGTCCAGTTGCTGCTGCCCAGGATGTTGTGGTGGATCCAGGACCGGTAGTCGATGTTGCGGGTGCCGGCGTTCCAGTTGGCCCAGAACTCGTTGGCGTCCGGCCACTGGGTGTTGCCGCCGACGTACTGCGCCCAGGCGTTCCAGTAGAGCAGCTTCTTGTAGTCCTCGGCCGACATCCACTGGTTGGGGTAGTTACGCAGCACCGACGAGTAGAGCCTGAACTGCACGGTGGAGTTGATGGTCGAGAAGTTGTTGCTGCCCGGGAAGCCGGCCGCGGCGGCGGCCGCCTTGTCGCGCTGGTTGGCGGTGTAGAACGGGAACACCGGGTATTCGGCCGGGTCGGCGAACAGCCGCAGCGCCTCGCGGTACTGGGCGGTGTTCGGCATCAGCCCGACCGAGTACGGGTAGTAGTTGTTGATCTCCTTCCACGGCACGTGCGCGTTGGTGGCGACGTGCTTGTGCTCCAGCAGTTGCCGCGAAGGGTTCCACAGCGTGTTGATGACACCGTTGCGGATCCGGTCGGCCAGGGTCTGCATCTCGGCCGCCTTGGCGGTGTTGCCGAGCAGCGCGTACGCCTGCTGGGCGGCGACCGCCCCGCTCCAGACGTACGCGGTCTCGGCCCGGTCGAGGCGGCCGGACCGCCAGTCGAACGAGACCGCGTCGGCGTCGTTGCCGGTCATCGCACCCCAGTCGTACTCGATGACGCCGTTGTTGTTGGTGTCGAAGTAGGACAGTTGTCCCTTGGCGTCGCCCTCGGCGTAGCGGGCCAGGTTGCCGGCGATGACCGGCTGGCCGCCGTGGATCTGGTAGCTGCGCCAGGCCGCCTCGGAGATGTACTGGGTGTAGGAGTTCGACCAGTTCTCCGGATCGCCGGGGTTGTCCATGAACCGGCCGCCGCGCGACGTCTGCCCGACCGACAGCCAGGGGCCGTACGAGTAGACCGGGTTGCGCAGGTATTTCAGGTCGTCGATGTGCATCGGCTGGGTCAGCGCGATCGCGTTGTTGTAGCCGGTGACGCCCTCGATCGACACCGGGAACTGGAAGTCCTGCCCGGGGATGTCGACGTCGAGGTAGTTGTAGCGCATCAGCCACCAGCGGTAGTAGATGTTCTTCTTGATGGCCGGGTCGGGCACGTCGATGTACGGGACGTTCTCCGCCCACCAGCGGTTGTAGTCGCGGACGTGGGTGCCGAACGCGGCGTCCGGGGTGTACCCGCGGTAGGCGTTGTACTCGGTCAGCGACTGCGGGATCTCGTCGGTGACGAAGCCCATCACGACCTTGGTGGTGACGGTCTGGCCCGCGCCGACGGTGACCGACCGGTTGAGCCCGCCGCTGCTGACCGTGAACCCGTCGCCGGACAGCCGGGGCCGGATGGTGGTCAGGTTGTTCTTCACCTGCCGGCTGCCGGTCAGCTCGCTACCGCTGCCGGTGGTGGCGTACGGCGAGGTGGCCCGCAGTTGCAGGGTGGTCGAGCCGGTGCCGTTGTTGCGGATCGACAGGTTGGTGACCGCGACGTTGTTGTGGGTGATGAACTTGGTCATGTCGATGCGGACCGAACCGCTGGTGTAGACGCCCTTCCAGTGGCTCGGCGACTGCCACCGCCCGCTGACCTGCTCGGCGAAGGTGCCGGGGGTGACGGTGACGGCGTACGCGTTCTGGCTGCTGATGTTGTCCCAGTACGCGGTGTTGCCGCCGAAGCCGATGACGCCCGGGTTGTGGGTGTACATGTAGAGGCCGCGACCCCGGGTCATCAGCCAGGTGCCGGCGGGGTCGTTGCCGGGCCGGGCGAGCAGCCGGTCCATCCAGAAGTCGGTGCCGGCGCTCTCGGCGTCGTAGATCGCCTGCATGGTGTTGCCCGTGCTGTAGCCGACCGGCGGGGCCGGGATCGCGGGGCCGTTGAAGGTGGGATATCCGATGGTCTGGGCCGCGTGGGCGGCGGTGGTGGTGGGGACGGTCAGCGCGCCGGTGGTGAGTACGGCGGCCAGCGCCAGTGCCAACGGCCTCCGTACGGAGTCCACTGTGGATGGCATGGCGTCACCTCCAGGGGTGGGGGTGGGACGGGTGTGGGTGGGCCGGGGCCGGCGGGCGGGTGCGGGGCCCGCCGGCCCCGGCGGTCAGCTCTGGAAGGCCATCCACTCCAGGACGCCGGTCGACAGTCCGG is a window from the Polymorphospora rubra genome containing:
- a CDS encoding discoidin domain-containing protein, coding for MPSTVDSVRRPLALALAAVLTTGALTVPTTTAAHAAQTIGYPTFNGPAIPAPPVGYSTGNTMQAIYDAESAGTDFWMDRLLARPGNDPAGTWLMTRGRGLYMYTHNPGVIGFGGNTAYWDNISSQNAYAVTVTPGTFAEQVSGRWQSPSHWKGVYTSGSVRIDMTKFITHNNVAVTNLSIRNNGTGSTTLQLRATSPYATTGSGSELTGSRQVKNNLTTIRPRLSGDGFTVSSGGLNRSVTVGAGQTVTTKVVMGFVTDEIPQSLTEYNAYRGYTPDAAFGTHVRDYNRWWAENVPYIDVPDPAIKKNIYYRWWLMRYNYLDVDIPGQDFQFPVSIEGVTGYNNAIALTQPMHIDDLKYLRNPVYSYGPWLSVGQTSRGGRFMDNPGDPENWSNSYTQYISEAAWRSYQIHGGQPVIAGNLARYAEGDAKGQLSYFDTNNNGVIEYDWGAMTGNDADAVSFDWRSGRLDRAETAYVWSGAVAAQQAYALLGNTAKAAEMQTLADRIRNGVINTLWNPSRQLLEHKHVATNAHVPWKEINNYYPYSVGLMPNTAQYREALRLFADPAEYPVFPFYTANQRDKAAAAAAGFPGSNNFSTINSTVQFRLYSSVLRNYPNQWMSAEDYKKLLYWNAWAQYVGGNTQWPDANEFWANWNAGTRNIDYRSWIHHNILGSSNWTVIEDVAGLRPRTDAQIELSPININWSHFAVNNLRYRNMDLSIVWDDPADGVTRYSGVPQGYSVYLNGTRAFTVDRITRVLYNPATGTVSLPAGGSTTYSTAVPGLQAPQNVVQNSARMVDMFAKAGADLTSTTPNLAQGATVSASYTASGTSTGAAVDGFPINEPIWGSYGSPNTTDWYEVSFGQSRTVDDVWLHFRNDRATNRYRAPASYNVQYWNGSTFVNAAAQVKTPGSPQANHNRVRFTAVNTTRLRVQFTHASGFKTGLTEVKVFNRGGGGPDPGPGNLAATATPSASYTSPWESVAALNDGVDPPSSNDTVNPRWGTWPNTGQQWAELTWGSAQTLRSAQVYFFDDNGGVRLPASWKLQYWTGSGYADVPGAGGYPTAANGYNVVTFPALSTSRLRVLLESGAGSVGLLEVKAFG